The segment CGGTTGTCACATTTTCTGTTTATAAGAGGCCACCACGGATTTAGCCATTTTAACAATTTTATCATGTAATTCTTCGGGTTTTACCACCCTTATTTGATCGGCAAATCCCAATATATAGCCTAAGGCTTCCTCTTCTGTGTCAAAAGAGAGTTTAACAGGTATCCAATCACCTTGACCTTTCGTTCCAATTTCAACTATTTGAACAAATCGGCCGGTGAATGTAAGTCTCGGTAAAATAGACGGGGCAACTTCTACACACACTTCACATTTCGGCAGGTTCTCTAAAAAGGCCTCTGTTGAGGATTTCCAATGTTGAGCCAGATTAAAGTTTTCTGGCCTTTCAAAAGTGTCATCCATCGCCACAGCAGATTGAATACGCGATGCCCTGTAATTTCGGATATCACCGTTATCTTTTGAAGCAATAAAATACCAGCGGCTTCCCTTGGCTACTAGTCCAAGTGGATTAACAATACGGTTCAGCATGTTTCCGTCTGCCCGTTGATAGTTGATTTTCAGTTTATTTTTTTTCCATATGGCATCTTTCAGAACTTCGAAGGATGCGATTTTTTCTTTTCGTCCGCGCCATGTACTCGTATCGATATGAATGCGGTTCCACATGTCTTTCGCATTTTCCCGGTAAATTGAAGGCAGTGAAGCGATTAGTTTATTTCTTGCTTCTTCTGAACTATGGGTCAAGCCCAGGTCATCAATCAATTGTTCGGAAGACGGTACAAATAAGGCGCGGATTTCAGCTTCTTTTAACCCCGTTAAAGTTGTACGATAGCCTTCAAGTAAAGACCAGCCTCCATTTTTTCCCCGATCGGCAAAAACTGGTATACCGGCACCGCTTAAGGCATCCATATCCCGATAAATAGTCCGCTCGGAAACCTCTAACTTTTCAGCCAGTTCCTTTGCCGTCATTCGTCCATGTGTCTGCAATAGCAAAAGAATTGATACTAACCGATCCCCTCTCATAGCGCTCACCTTTTTATTGTTTATTTATATTCATTTAATAAAATATGACAGAGGATGTCAAGAATGCTCGTTTATGATGAATGCATCTTACATATGGAAGGAATGGGAGTCATGAAACAATTGAAAGGAAAGGTTGCTCTTGTAACCGGAGCAAGCAGGGGATCGGGGCGCGGTATTGCCATCGAATTGGGAAAAGCCGGAGCAACCGTTTATGTCACGGGTCGAAGTGTTAAAGGAAGAGCAACAAATAATTGGCCGGGAACCATTGATGAAACCGCATCACAAATTGATGCTTCCGGTGGTCAAGGAATAGCGGTTCGTTGTGACCACACGAACGATTCAGAGACTGAATCCGTCATTGACCGTATTTATAAGGAGCAAGGAAGGCTAGATATTCTTGTCAATAATGTGTGGGGGGCGCATGATCTTGGTGTTGATGCCAAGCCGTTTTGGGAATTGCCGTTAAAACATTGGGATACCATGTTCACTGCTGGTGTGCGTGCGCAGCTGGCGACGAACCATTTTGCCATTCCATTACTTCGTAACAATCAACAAGGCCTGATCGTTCACACAACCTTTTGGGACGAATGGAAGTACACCGGACAGTTTTACTATGATTTGGCCAAAAACACATTGGTTCGTATGGCGTATGGCTTATCTGTCGAGTTAAAAAAGGACAATATTGCCGTCATTGCCGTTTCCCCGGGATTTATGAGAACGGAACTTGTTTTAATGCACCATAACATGAAGGAAGATCAGTGGCATGAATCCGAAGAA is part of the Pueribacillus theae genome and harbors:
- a CDS encoding helix-turn-helix transcriptional regulator, which produces MRGDRLVSILLLLQTHGRMTAKELAEKLEVSERTIYRDMDALSGAGIPVFADRGKNGGWSLLEGYRTTLTGLKEAEIRALFVPSSEQLIDDLGLTHSSEEARNKLIASLPSIYRENAKDMWNRIHIDTSTWRGRKEKIASFEVLKDAIWKKNKLKINYQRADGNMLNRIVNPLGLVAKGSRWYFIASKDNGDIRNYRASRIQSAVAMDDTFERPENFNLAQHWKSSTEAFLENLPKCEVCVEVAPSILPRLTFTGRFVQIVEIGTKGQGDWIPVKLSFDTEEEALGYILGFADQIRVVKPEELHDKIVKMAKSVVASYKQKM
- a CDS encoding SDR family NAD(P)-dependent oxidoreductase; protein product: MKQLKGKVALVTGASRGSGRGIAIELGKAGATVYVTGRSVKGRATNNWPGTIDETASQIDASGGQGIAVRCDHTNDSETESVIDRIYKEQGRLDILVNNVWGAHDLGVDAKPFWELPLKHWDTMFTAGVRAQLATNHFAIPLLRNNQQGLIVHTTFWDEWKYTGQFYYDLAKNTLVRMAYGLSVELKKDNIAVIAVSPGFMRTELVLMHHNMKEDQWHESEELTRTETPYYVGRAIKALASDPDVIEKSGQVLRVGDLAKEYQFTDIDGRYIPPFTI